A part of Biomphalaria glabrata chromosome 3, xgBioGlab47.1, whole genome shotgun sequence genomic DNA contains:
- the LOC106063631 gene encoding uncharacterized protein LOC106063631, which translates to MDGILERIYFYIYYVIFILKFKVTSFFQATDFLYLYPVTGISIFLSWILGSHNCSYVWNIFPFLGLSLFLKVRNYAKVQQLFHHNRDDSFQQETLKWVNFLLNKWFVFSSDYLNQVMKTSINTRLQKAKLSYAENLKVISCHLGTQTPELTNLRVSEIKNPYFQTFHDLRGFSHLQLVQFLPSYQVKVEAAVTLNSKDLKLKLHGHFLTSFFDMDTDVLLEGLSLHGNIQIILSLSKEIPFPHISKATFCFTERPKLNFNVYIWTYLNLMKMPFISSEIHNSLMAELSRQVISPASLDIDLGSFLS; encoded by the exons ATGGACGGCATTTTAGagagaatttatttttatatttattatgttatatttattctaaaatttaaagTGACTTCTTTCTTCCAAGCAACTGATTTCTTATATCTCTACCCGGTGACTGGCATTTCGATATTTCTCTCTTGGATTCTGGGAAGTCACAATTGCTCGTATGTCTGGAATATCTTCCCTTTCTTAGGTTTGAGTTTGTTCCTTAAAGTAAGGAATTATGCAAAAGTTCAACAGTTATTTCATCACAATCGCGACGACAGTTTTCAACAAGAAACACTGAAATGGGTAAATTTCCTACTAAACAAATG GTTCGTCTTCTCCTCTGATTATTTAAACCAAGTTATGAAGACAAGCATTAACACAAGGCTGCAGAAAGCTAAGCTCTCTTACGCTG AGAATTTAAAAGTCATTTCCTGTCATCTGGGAACACAAACTCCTGAACTGACAAATCTccgagtgtcggaaataaagAATCCATATTTTCAAACGTTTCATGACCTACGAGGCTTCTCACATCTGCAACTAGTACAATTCCTACCTTCTTATCAG GTTAAAGTTGAGGCAGCAGTAACTCTGAACTCAAAGgacttaaaactaaaactacaCGGACACTTTCTGACatcatt CTTCGACATGGATACTGACGTGCTATTGGAAGGACTTTCTTTACACGGCAACATTCAGATCATTCTCAGCTTATCCAAAGAAATCCCATTCCCACATATCTCGAAAGCAACTTTTTGCTTTACAGAAAG ACCAAAACTTAATTTTAATGTCTATATTTGGACGTACTTGAACTTGATGAAGATGCCCTTTATTAGCTCGGAAATACACAATAGTCTTATGGCAGAGCTAAGTCGACAAG TGATCTCCCCTGCAAGCCTTGACATTGACTTGGGATCTTTCTTGAGTTAA